In bacterium, the following proteins share a genomic window:
- a CDS encoding Gfo/Idh/MocA family oxidoreductase: protein MLRVGVAGLRRGAGVARVFLHHKECQVVAGCDLRTELAQQWTQENNVPYWFDDYSKFCEADLDAILVATPAPVHVPCVVEAMQKGKHVLSEVPACYDLQQAHDLVAAVEAAPKLKYMFAENMCYYAWVQAYREMAHRGDLGEIVYAEGEYIHDLGGLMYDQDGKLTWRTRLPPILYPTHDLGPILQIMQDRVVTAVGMHTGCRRRPEIGNIDMEVGIFKTAKGNVIKELCGFSVAKEPAHHWFCIYGTKGQIESPRTPDGKHLLWLEGHPSLTSQIPLPLGTNHRGAPPEATLGGHGTSEYYMVDDFVRCILDDTKPAIDVYEGLDQTLPGVCAHMSAENGSQPVAVPDMRPAARAAQ, encoded by the coding sequence ATGTTGAGAGTCGGTGTCGCCGGTCTGCGCCGTGGCGCGGGCGTCGCCCGCGTCTTTCTGCACCACAAGGAGTGCCAGGTCGTCGCCGGCTGCGACCTGCGCACCGAGTTGGCCCAGCAGTGGACGCAGGAGAACAACGTCCCCTACTGGTTCGATGACTACAGCAAGTTCTGCGAGGCCGACCTCGACGCGATCCTGGTCGCCACCCCCGCGCCGGTCCACGTGCCCTGCGTCGTCGAGGCGATGCAGAAGGGCAAGCACGTGCTGTCCGAAGTCCCCGCGTGCTACGACCTGCAGCAGGCCCACGACTTGGTCGCCGCGGTCGAGGCCGCGCCGAAGCTCAAGTACATGTTCGCCGAGAACATGTGCTACTACGCGTGGGTCCAGGCTTACCGCGAGATGGCCCACCGGGGGGACCTGGGCGAGATCGTCTACGCCGAAGGCGAGTACATCCACGACCTCGGCGGGCTGATGTACGACCAGGACGGCAAACTCACCTGGCGCACGCGGCTCCCCCCGATCCTGTACCCGACGCACGACCTCGGCCCGATCCTGCAGATCATGCAGGACCGCGTCGTCACGGCCGTGGGCATGCACACGGGCTGCCGCCGGCGCCCCGAGATCGGCAACATCGACATGGAAGTCGGCATCTTCAAGACCGCCAAGGGGAACGTCATCAAGGAGCTGTGCGGCTTTTCGGTGGCCAAGGAGCCGGCGCACCACTGGTTCTGCATCTACGGCACCAAGGGCCAGATCGAGAGCCCGCGCACGCCCGACGGCAAGCACCTGCTGTGGCTGGAGGGGCACCCGAGCCTGACCTCACAGATCCCGTTGCCCCTGGGCACCAACCACCGGGGCGCGCCGCCGGAAGCCACCCTCGGCGGCCATGGCACCAGCGAGTACTACATGGTGGATGACTTCGTGCGCTGCATCCTGGATGACACCAAGCCCGCCATTGACGTGTACGAGGGCCTCGACCAGACACTGCCAGGGGTCTGCGCGCACATGTCGGCCGAGAACGGCAGCCAGCCGGTCGCGGTGCCGGACATGCGGCCCGCGGCCAGGGCGGCGCAGTAG
- a CDS encoding PQQ-like beta-propeller repeat protein — MALLTALTGAVAQPGFKNLGIGAPVTESRGLVVLQAASGANLAIVLTTDQSPRGYLLVVDLDKNTTEQVWYPEGVPNSDPFASMMSRNGRFYTGAGPTLLEFDPATRQYLYHGVPNPKAGCFVGEAFCDGPGDLIYIGTYPDSRVYSFNTKTKETVEIGQLDPDEKYLSYLAVDSAGWIYGGIGTARWNIAALNPQTKERRQLLNEADRKTGTATVYSGVDGKAYGCAGGQWLRLFEGKAEPIKAEERAARVPGPFGWGVSSGTLPDKRTVRLDLPERTITVTTPGTAETKAVALDFKSGGAMLTSLVAGPDGVIYGSSAHPMHFFGYDPAQNKLTDLGPVRRVGGGNFCAMAVQGRILAAASYSSGIFHLYDTTKTFNGGFGNDPNPREVAEWHSDICRPRACLAHPNGEDVMMAGFAGYGLCGGGLGIYNLRTEQATLIDHEHLVPNQSTIALVALPDGRVVGGTSIATPGGGHALAKEAVIYILDWKTKQVVFQVAPQAGAAEVPSLVLGPDGLVYGLAGGRLFAFDPAQRKLVHNDVDLGEHGSIVRPGMVLGPDKMIYAAFTSGIVKIAPGSCTVTKVADAPMGITAGPVLKDGRFYFASRASLWSYDLGVKP; from the coding sequence ATGGCTTTGCTGACTGCTTTGACCGGCGCCGTAGCGCAACCGGGGTTCAAGAACCTGGGGATTGGGGCCCCGGTCACCGAGAGCCGCGGGCTGGTGGTCCTGCAGGCCGCCTCGGGCGCCAATCTGGCCATCGTCCTAACCACCGATCAGAGCCCGCGTGGCTACCTGTTGGTCGTGGACCTCGACAAGAACACCACCGAGCAGGTCTGGTACCCCGAGGGGGTGCCGAACTCCGACCCCTTCGCCTCGATGATGAGCCGCAACGGGCGCTTTTACACGGGCGCGGGCCCCACGCTGCTGGAGTTCGACCCCGCCACGCGCCAGTACCTGTACCACGGCGTGCCCAACCCCAAGGCCGGTTGCTTCGTGGGGGAGGCCTTCTGCGACGGGCCGGGCGACCTCATCTACATCGGCACGTATCCCGATAGCCGCGTGTACTCGTTCAACACCAAGACGAAGGAGACGGTCGAGATCGGGCAGCTCGACCCGGACGAGAAGTACCTGAGCTACCTCGCGGTGGACAGCGCCGGGTGGATCTACGGGGGCATCGGTACCGCACGGTGGAACATCGCGGCGCTGAACCCGCAGACGAAGGAACGGCGGCAACTGCTCAACGAGGCCGACCGCAAGACGGGGACGGCTACGGTCTACAGCGGCGTGGACGGCAAGGCGTACGGCTGCGCCGGTGGGCAGTGGCTGCGCCTGTTCGAGGGCAAGGCTGAGCCGATCAAGGCCGAGGAGCGCGCCGCGAGGGTCCCCGGGCCGTTCGGCTGGGGCGTATCCAGCGGGACGCTGCCCGACAAGCGCACGGTGCGCCTGGACCTCCCCGAGCGCACGATCACGGTCACGACCCCCGGCACGGCCGAGACCAAGGCAGTTGCGCTGGACTTCAAGTCGGGCGGCGCCATGCTCACCTCGCTGGTCGCCGGGCCGGATGGCGTCATCTATGGCTCGTCGGCCCACCCGATGCACTTCTTCGGCTACGACCCCGCGCAGAATAAGCTGACTGACCTGGGGCCGGTCCGGCGCGTGGGCGGGGGCAACTTCTGCGCCATGGCGGTGCAGGGGAGGATCCTGGCCGCCGCGTCGTACTCCAGCGGCATCTTCCACCTCTACGACACGACGAAGACCTTCAACGGCGGCTTCGGCAATGACCCGAACCCGCGCGAGGTCGCCGAGTGGCACAGCGACATCTGTCGCCCCCGCGCCTGCCTGGCCCACCCGAATGGCGAGGACGTCATGATGGCGGGCTTCGCGGGCTACGGGCTATGCGGCGGGGGCCTGGGGATCTACAACCTCAGGACCGAGCAGGCCACGCTCATTGACCATGAGCATCTGGTCCCCAATCAGAGCACCATTGCGCTGGTGGCGCTGCCCGATGGCCGCGTCGTGGGCGGGACGAGCATCGCGACCCCGGGTGGCGGCCATGCGCTGGCGAAGGAGGCCGTCATCTACATCCTGGACTGGAAGACCAAGCAGGTCGTGTTCCAGGTCGCGCCGCAGGCAGGCGCCGCGGAGGTGCCGAGCCTGGTGCTCGGCCCCGACGGCCTCGTATACGGCCTCGCCGGCGGGCGTCTCTTCGCGTTCGACCCCGCCCAGCGGAAGCTCGTCCACAACGACGTTGACCTGGGCGAGCATGGCAGCATCGTGCGGCCGGGGATGGTGCTGGGGCCGGACAAGATGATCTACGCAGCCTTCACCAGCGGCATCGTGAAGATCGCGCCGGGCTCCTGCACGGTCACGAAGGTCGCGGACGCGCCGATGGGCATCACCGCTGGCCCGGTGCTCAAGGACGGCCGCTTCTACTTCGCCTCGCGCGCGAGCCTGTGGAGCTATGACCTGGGAGTGAAGCCATGA